The following proteins come from a genomic window of Zonotrichia leucophrys gambelii isolate GWCS_2022_RI chromosome 4, RI_Zleu_2.0, whole genome shotgun sequence:
- the C1QTNF7 gene encoding complement C1q tumor necrosis factor-related protein 7 isoform X3: MFVLLYITSFAIYTSEQPLQSQSKGENYYTRYICSIPGLPGPAGPPGASGTPGPHGRIGLPGRDGRDGRKGEKGEKGSAGLRGKTGPLGPAGEKGDQGESGKKGPGGLTGAKGDVGPAGPPGPKGDKGDRGEPGAPGVCKCGKIVLKSAFSVGITTSYPEERLPIVFNKVLFNEGEHYNPSTGKFICAIPGIYYFSYDITLANKHLAIGLVHNGKYRIKTFDANTGNHDVASGSTVIYLQPEDEVWLEIFYTDQNGLFSDPTWADSLFSGFLLYVDTDYLDALSDEDEL; the protein is encoded by the exons atgtttgtgctgctgtacatTACAAGTTTTGCCATCTACACAAGTGAACAACCTCTTCAAAGCCAgagcaaaggagaaaattacTACACCAGATATATCTGCAGCATCCCAGGTttgccaggccctgctggccccCCTGGAGCCAGTGGAACCCCAGGGCCACATGGACGCATTGGTCTTCCAGGAAGAGATGGTAGAGATggcaggaagggagaaaaaggtgaaaaagggaGTGCAG gTTTAAGAGGAAAGACTGGGCCATTAGGACCAGCTGGAGAGAAGGGAGACCAAGGTGAGTCTGGTAAGAAAGGACCTGGAGGATTGACTGGTGCCAAAGGTGACGTAGGTCCAGCTGGACCACCTGGACCTAAGGGAGATAAAGGAGACCGAGGAGAGCCAGGAGCACCAGGGGTCTGCAAGTGTGGAAAGATCGTGCTGAAATCTGCCTTTTCTGTCGGCATCACCACGAGCTACCCAGAGGAAAGACTACCAATTGTGTTCAATAAAGTCCTCTTCAACGAGGGGGAGCATTACAACCCATCCACAGGGAAGTTCATTTGTGCCATCCCcgggatttattatttttcttatgacATCACCTTAGCAAACAAGCACCTTGCCATCGGGCTGGTTCACAATGGCAAGTACCGCATCAAGACTTTCGACGCCAACACCGGCAACCACGACGTCGCTTCTGGATCCACGGTGATCTACCTTCAGCCAGAGGATGAAGTATGGCTTGAAATCTTCTACACTGACCAAAATGGTCTCTTTTCTGATCCAACGTGGGCAGACAGCTTGTTTTCTGGATTTCTCCTGTATGTTGATACGGATTACCTTGATGCTTTATCAGATGAAGATGAGCTCTGA